The following proteins come from a genomic window of Mycobacterium sp. DL:
- a CDS encoding coniferyl-alcohol dehydrogenase, producing MTTLDRLVRYDGKHVVVTGCASGIGAQLAHQLHDLGARVTGLDRCAPAESHSAVDEFVAVDLADPGSVDAAAATVDGPVDVLFNVAGVSSGIGDPVQVVRINFLGMRQFTEALVGRMVSGSAICNVSSLAAASYRENAHTTQGLLDTDSVDAGLAWCADNPDALADGGYRLSKEAIILYGMRRACDLGSRDIRINCTAPGVTETPILDQLRSAYGQQYLDSFTAPLGRVSTAEEQAVVLAYLGSPAAGYITGQVLWTDGGILAERLSTGIRTAQLAQGS from the coding sequence GTGACCACCCTCGACCGGCTGGTCCGCTACGACGGAAAGCATGTCGTGGTCACCGGCTGCGCCTCGGGCATCGGCGCGCAGCTGGCGCACCAACTCCACGATCTCGGCGCACGGGTGACGGGTCTGGACCGCTGCGCTCCGGCTGAATCGCATTCTGCGGTAGACGAGTTCGTCGCGGTCGACCTGGCGGATCCCGGCTCGGTCGACGCGGCCGCCGCCACCGTGGACGGCCCCGTCGACGTGCTCTTCAACGTGGCCGGGGTGTCCTCGGGCATCGGGGATCCGGTCCAGGTCGTCCGGATCAACTTCCTGGGAATGCGGCAGTTCACGGAGGCGCTCGTGGGCCGGATGGTTTCCGGTTCAGCGATCTGCAACGTGTCCTCGTTGGCGGCGGCGTCGTACCGGGAGAACGCCCACACCACCCAGGGCCTGCTCGATACAGACTCGGTCGACGCCGGATTAGCCTGGTGCGCTGACAATCCGGACGCGCTCGCCGATGGCGGCTACCGCCTCTCCAAGGAGGCGATCATCCTCTACGGAATGCGGCGCGCCTGCGACCTGGGTTCCCGGGACATCCGGATCAACTGCACCGCTCCCGGGGTCACCGAGACCCCGATACTCGACCAGTTGCGGTCCGCCTATGGACAGCAGTATCTGGACTCGTTCACCGCGCCACTGGGCCGGGTGTCGACCGCCGAGGAGCAGGCCGTGGTGCTGGCGTATCTGGGTAGCCCTGCTGCCGGGTACATCACCGGGCAGGTGCTGTGGACCGACGGCGGTATTCTCGCGGAGCGATTGTCCACCGGCATTCGCACTGCCCAACTGGCCCAGGGGAGCTGA
- a CDS encoding LLM class flavin-dependent oxidoreductase: MKISLFYEFPLPRPWSEDDEHQLFQHGLDEVELADKAGFSTVWLTEHHFLEEYCHSTAPEMFLAAASQRTKDIRLGFGVMHLPPPINHPARIAERVATLDHLSNGRVEFGTGEGSSVAELGGFDIDPADKRAQWEEALEVSIRCMTEEPFTGFKGEHVEMPARNVIPKPLQKPHPPVWVACTRPSSVQMAAQKAIGALSFAYTGPEALKDRVDGYYAEFEEKGTPITPAINPNLLAIGGDLSMMVAKSDDEALKRLGIGGGFFSFGIMHYYLTGMHTPGRTKVWERYEAAVKEDPTLAYGPGRGAIGSPDTVREFLRGYEASGVDEIILLLNPRSHEGTMESIEIMGREILPEFIERDAKAVADKAKRLEPVIEKVEARRQDWDAPLFDETYEFGGLPTGRGGKFTAGEIPEAMAEINEGRVKAAQAEKDAKAKQAAS, translated from the coding sequence GTGAAGATTTCGCTGTTCTACGAGTTCCCGTTGCCCCGGCCCTGGTCGGAGGACGACGAACACCAGCTGTTCCAACATGGATTGGACGAGGTGGAACTCGCTGACAAGGCCGGGTTCTCCACCGTCTGGCTCACCGAGCACCACTTCCTCGAGGAGTACTGCCACTCCACCGCACCCGAGATGTTCCTGGCCGCAGCCAGCCAGCGCACCAAGGACATTCGGCTCGGTTTCGGGGTCATGCACCTTCCGCCCCCGATCAACCACCCCGCGCGGATCGCCGAGCGGGTCGCCACACTGGACCATCTGTCCAACGGCCGCGTGGAATTCGGAACCGGTGAAGGGTCCTCGGTCGCCGAACTCGGCGGTTTCGACATCGACCCGGCCGACAAGCGCGCGCAGTGGGAAGAAGCACTCGAGGTCTCCATCCGGTGCATGACCGAGGAGCCGTTCACCGGGTTCAAGGGCGAGCACGTCGAGATGCCCGCCCGAAATGTGATCCCCAAACCTCTGCAGAAGCCGCACCCGCCGGTCTGGGTCGCGTGCACCCGGCCATCGTCGGTTCAGATGGCCGCCCAGAAGGCCATCGGCGCACTGAGTTTCGCGTACACGGGCCCGGAGGCGCTCAAGGACCGGGTGGACGGCTACTACGCAGAGTTCGAGGAGAAGGGCACCCCGATCACCCCGGCGATCAACCCGAATCTGCTGGCGATCGGTGGCGACCTGTCGATGATGGTGGCCAAATCAGACGACGAGGCGCTCAAACGGCTCGGCATCGGTGGCGGTTTCTTCTCGTTCGGGATCATGCACTACTACCTGACCGGCATGCACACTCCCGGCCGTACCAAGGTGTGGGAACGCTACGAAGCGGCCGTCAAGGAGGACCCGACGCTGGCCTACGGACCGGGGCGCGGTGCGATCGGCTCGCCGGACACGGTCCGGGAGTTCCTGCGCGGTTATGAAGCCAGCGGCGTGGACGAGATCATCCTGCTGCTGAACCCGCGCAGCCACGAGGGCACGATGGAGTCCATCGAGATCATGGGCAGGGAGATCCTGCCCGAGTTCATCGAGCGTGACGCGAAAGCGGTCGCAGACAAGGCCAAACGTCTCGAGCCGGTGATCGAGAAGGTCGAGGCGCGACGGCAGGACTGGGACGCACCGCTGTTCGACGAGACCTACGAATTCGGCGGGCTGCCCACCGGCCGCGGTGGCAAGTTCACCGCCGGCGAGATCCCCGAGGCGATGGCGGAGATCAACGAAGGCAGGGTCAAGGCCGCGCAAGCGGAGAAGGACGCCAAGGCCAAGCAAGCCGCGAGCTGA